cttggatcgagtcccgcatctgcttctccctcgacctatgtctctgtgtctctcatgaataaataaataaaatcttaaaaaaaaaaatcagttgcttCTCACATTTCTGGGGCAGCAGTAGCTCTTTCTGCTCatgtcctgtccccatgctttataaaaccaccattttgcaccaaagacatctcaagaattccttcttgacCATTGGCTCCAGACCCCACAGAACAAACtcatcaaaaacattaaaaaattacatcaacagggggacctggctggcttagtcgttAGAGCTGTAGagtgtgtggctcttgatcttgggttcgAGCTCCctgttgggtgaagagattactttaaaaaaattaaaaataaaataaaagctaaaaaaagaaacaaagaaagaaagaaatgtgacaGCACAATTGCCACTGAACAGTATGATGGCAACTTAGAGGATTCAAGCAAAGGTTCAGATATAATCCTTGGCTGAGTTTCCACTTCAGGGACAACTATCCATATACTGGATCTCTTCATTTTCCATATCTATTCTACTTGTTGGAATGACTGTGATGGTTATTTGTTCACCTGCATTTACTTTGATCACCTCAAGCCTTCTTCTTTGGGAATAATTTAACTTTTGCTACACCAAATCTGTTCCTTACTCTGATAAGCAGTCTGCCCCTGATATTTGTAGGGATCAGAGCAAGCAAAAAAATGAAGACCCATTACCCATATATCCAAATATTTAAGTTATCGATCAAGCCAATAGACTATTAAAATATGTTCCAACCTCTTTTTTGTGGAGGGCAGTAGAAAATGCCACTTTGGCATTAGGATTGTTTTGGATTGAAAGCAATTAAGAGGAAGTCCATACAAGAAAAGTTATGTGCTTTCCCTCCATTTGCTTAAAAGCAAGACATATATCTGTAAAGGTGTCCCCTCTCTTTTGTCTACAAGGAAGGACAGAAGTTCATCACCAGAGGGAATTCTTGATTAGTATCAGCCCGTCCTCATAACAAACCTTTTTTACGAGtagactttgttttatttttttaaaagattttatttattcacgagagacaccgagagagagagagagagagagagagagagaagagagagagagagagagaggcagagacagaagcaggctccatgcaaggagcccgatgtgggattggatcctgggactcgaggatcacgccctgggccaaaggcaggtgctaaaccactgagccacccagggatccccccacaagTAGACTTTAGCTACCAATACTCTCCCACAGATTTGCCTTCTTAAGATTTGCTGTCCCTGGAAGCTCAAACTCCTTTTCCTTGCCACTTCTCCACAAAATAATTGTGCTTTGCTAAAAAGCTGTGTGAGCCCAAGTTCTCCCCACTCCTAGGCATTACTCATCTCTGACCACTCCCATGTGCAGCTTCTACTTGTTAAtaaacttgtttgtttttctcttgtagaTCAActctataaaattaatttctttccttcctttcagcaAAATCACTAGGTATGTTGTTATAATGAAGATTTTCAAATAATGTGTTTTCTTAAGACAGGAGAGATCTAAAGGATTAAAGAAAATCAAGGGTACTGAAATTGGAGAAAATCTGAATAATGTACACGGAAAACCcaaattaaatgggaaaaagtttcaaaataaattctttcaatagtttttataattttctccaaaatattgAAGTTTCTAATTTCAGACCTCCGCCGCTGGCACACACCGCGGGGCTCCGGGATGATGGGCAGAAGACGCTTTACTCCTTCTCCCCGCAGCCCTGAGCCCGCCGACCTGGGGACCCGCGTCGGGGTGAGAGCTGCAGCCGAGGAGAGCGGGGATGCAGCGGCCAGTCCCGCCAAGAAGGCCCGGCCGGGCAGGAGGACCCGGGACGCCGCCCTCCTGGCCGCTGAGCCCCGAGCAGTTGGTCGGCATCCAGAGGAACAAGGCCGCCCTGCCTAGGCCCGCGGCCCGCGGGGTGCCTGTGGGTTTGGGTGAGAGTTGGAAGAAGCCGCTCAGCGCAGAGTTGGGGAAGCCGTCTTTCATAAAGCTAATGGGCTTTGTTGcgggagaaagaaaacattacacGGTGTATCCACCTGCACACGTCTTTACCTGGACCCAAATGTGTGACATAAGTCTTCACCTGGACCCAAATGTGTCACATAAGACATGTGAAGTCTTTGCTGGGACCCAAATGTGTGACATAAGTCTTTACCTGGACCCAAATGTGTGACATAAGACGTGAAGTCTTTACCGGGACCCAAATGTGTGACATAAGTCTCTACCTGGACCCAAATGTGTAACATAAGACATGTGAAGTCTTTACCTGGACCCAAATGTGTGACATAAGACATGTGAAGTCTTTACCTGGACCCAAATGTGTGTCGTAAGTCTTTACCTGGACCCAAATGTGTGACATAAGGCATGTGAAGTCTTTACTGGGACCCAAATGTGTGACATAAGACATGTGAAGTCTTTACCTGGACCCAAATGTGTGACATAAGTCTTTACCTGGACCCAAATGTGTGACATAAGACATGTGAAGTCTTTACCGGGACCCAAATGTGTGACATAAGTCTTTACCTGGACCCAAAAGTGTGACATAAGACATGTGAAGTCTTTACCGGGACCCAAATGTGTGACATAAGTCTTTACCTGGACCCAAATGCGTGACATAAGACATGTGAAGTCTTTACCGGGACCCAAATGTGTGACATAAATCTTTACCTGGACCCAAATGTGTGTCATAAGACATGTGAAGTCTTTACCGGGACCCAAATGTGTGACATAAATCTTTACCTGGACCCAAATGTGTGACATAAGACATGTGAAGGTTGTCATCTTGGGACAGGATCCATACCATGGACCCAACCAAGCCCATGGGCTCTGCTTTAGTGTTCAAAGACCTGTTCCATCTCCACTCAGtttggaaaacatttataaagaGCTGTCTACAGACATTGATGGTTTCGTTCATCCTGGTCACAGAGATTTATCTGGGTGGGCCAAACAAGGTGTTCTCTTACTCAACACTGTCCTCACCGTCCAGGCACATCAGGCTAATTCTCATAAGGAGAGAGGATGGGAACAATTTTCTGATGCGGTAGTGTCCTGGCTAAATCAGAACTCCAGTGGCCTTGTCTTCTTGCTCTGGGACTTTTATGCTCAGAAGAAAGGCAGTGCCATCGATAGGAAACGTCACCATGTGCTGCAGACTGTGCACCCCTCCCCGTTGTTGGTCTACAGAGGGTTCTTTGGAGtgtagacatttctctaaaaccAATGAGCTGCTGCAGAAGTCTGGCAAGGAGCCCATCAACTGGAAGGATCTGTGACCCTGAACTGGGAGGTGAGGCGCTGTCTCCGGGGCAGTTTCTAGAAGCTGCTATCGAAATATTTGCCAGGAGTGGCAGCTTTATTCAGACAGAAGCCGCAAAGCCTCTGCCCTGGGACCATATGGCTGTCTTTGCAAAATGGCTTCAGCCTAAAACCTGATGACACAGTAACTGTGAGAGAGCAGAGGTCAAATACTTGAGACTTGTTCTGTCACCTTTATGGTAAAAGGGGACAGGATGGAAGCACCTCTTTGGTACAGTCAGCTGTGACTTGCTTTTACCTGGCTGGTTAGACTTTAGATTGTAAGGTGGTTGGGTGTGTTTATCTAGGAAGGCCTCCCCTCCTGCTTTGCCCCACCTGGGATCCCAGTTCTTGGCCAAGAACACTGTTCCCTCAATTCTTCCCTGGGCCCTCAAGCCCTTCCTTAGAGGAAGCAGGAGGCGTTTGCCAGTGCTCAGAACTTTAGGGATGACAATTCCTGAGGACTAATCCTCCGTGGGAGCCTTCACAGACCAAGGGAGCCTTCACAGAACCTTCACAGACAGGCAGAAGGGAGTGAGCCGGGGCTTGTTTGTATAGTTCTCTGCATGTCTTTAGGAACAACTGTGGGAGTTGaactggaagaaagagaagggggaatttttaaactttatttttttaagcaaagaaatgCTTTTCTCCTAGATGTGTCCTAAGATGGGGGTTTTAAGGCTGCACAGACTGCCagatgctgggtttttttttgtttgtttgttttttgttggtttttttcccccccgcaTCACTGGTgaattttgctgttttaaaaatacttatgcagatgtatatatgtattttgtaatcCTTTGTTGGGGAGACAATCTTTGTTAGGTCTGCACTTCCATCCTAGATCCTCTTAGAGATGCCGTTGATCTGTTAGCCAGGGAATGAGTTAACCCCCCAGTGAGAGTTTGGGAATAAAAGATTGTTGAAGTTTCActccttgcaaaaaaaaaacaacaacaaaatattgaaGTTTCTTTATTGAAAGACAACAAAATtacaattaacaaaaataataaagttgacatttttacttaatatcttaaaattttaacacaaagtaaatatttttatattgaaccATTTTGGTGTTTAATATCCACATAATTATCAATGATAagtattaaaatcattttcatatgTTGTGTCTTGAACGTACATCAGTACACATTTAAGAATAAGGTATGATATGGGTTGTATAATACTGCAAAATGTTCCTTGATACCATGTGCAATAATTGTTACTGATGCTCTAATTTTTTAGTGTTTATGGACCAAAGAATTGGATGCAAAGAGAAAGATCAAAGGATGCTTGGCCTACTGGCAAACAACACTGCTTTAGGCAATAGTTTCATAGAGTCCTGGTAGCTGAGACTAAGTATTTGACAAGTTAATTaattggtcttttgtttttcctttttattttttaaagattgtatttatttattcatgagagacacacatggagacataggcagagggagaagttggctctctatggggagcctgatgcgggactggacccaggactctgggatcatgacctgagccaaaggcgtcagctgcttaaccactgagccacctaggtgcccggTCTTTTATTTTTCGTAAAGATTTCAGCTCAAATCCTCCTTATACTTTTGAGCAGTGTCCATTTCTGATGCTGGCGAAGGCACAAAAGCCTTTCTGGCATTTGGCTTTGTTCAGGGCATTTGAAGAAACATTTCCTTGGAGGCTGAAAGTAGTTATTTATGTGGGCAGAGTTTGGGGTTATGGGTTTCTCTGTGCCAGAGCAGGGCACTGGACAGGACCACGTGTtctttagtaaatttattttcctggatATTTGTGATATCATCTGTCCTCTAAAATCAGCGACCAGAGCCTCTTCTGCTTATATGTAAGGGTATATATAAGACACTGAGTTTATTAGTTATGGTATTCTTTCTGCCCTTAATTCATTTAGTTGAAATGGAAAAGTCTCTTTTTTCATattattgcatttatttcatcTTAGAGTTCTTATTTGATAAAACtcatatttttattgagttgCTTTATAGAGAAACCATTACAGAAAATTATCCTCTTTCCTTTGAGTTATATTTTCTTTGACACTGGGTCCTATGTCTTGATTTCtaatcttgtttatttctttctcttcctttaaaaaatattttcataacgTGTGcagcatgttttcatgtttttaatactTAATGTAAGTGGCTCTGTCCAGACCTTTAATTTACTCAGATGCGGGTGATCTCTCCTcaaaaattgttttctgatttttgtgtGAGACCCGTTTGTCTTACTCTCTGACCTATATCTTGAGGCTATAAGTCTTGTGCTCTACTTTCTGTAGCCTGAAGTCCTGGTACTGACCGGGGAGAGCTCAGCTAAAATTGCCTACCTTTCTTAGAGAGACTAGGCTAATATCTTTTTGAGGTTTTATTGATTGACAGATCAATCAACAGACTTTGCTTCACCATGATGGATTGggtagggaggaggaggtgatggAGGAGTAATTGTATTTCCATTGGAAGGAAAAATTTCCCTGGAGTGTGTTTCTGTTAGAGAGAGTCAAAACTGGCCGTTCAACCCTCCATTTTACCTGCCTTCCCCCAATAGCTGGAAAATAGTATTTTGGGAAGATTGGTCTGGCATCAATACTCAAGATGGACTGAAATGGAAGAGATTGGGCTCAGGGAGACTAAAGAGGCAACGGTAATGTAGGCGAGAAATGAATTAGGTTGAAAACATTGAGTAGgtagaaaaaagagtaaaacacaTTTGGAGGGGGGAGAAACCTCACCAACCAGTGGTGACAGAAGAAACGTAGATAACCCGGGATTGGGAATAGACAAAATTTATTTAACCGTGAGGACTGAAAAATTGATAATGCTGTCTGCCGCATGATGAAaactgtattgattttt
The Canis lupus dingo isolate Sandy chromosome 35, ASM325472v2, whole genome shotgun sequence genome window above contains:
- the LOC112659845 gene encoding LOW QUALITY PROTEIN: uracil-DNA glycosylase-like (The sequence of the model RefSeq protein was modified relative to this genomic sequence to represent the inferred CDS: deleted 1 base in 1 codon), translated to MCDIRHVKVVILGQDPYHGPNQAHGLCFSVQRPVPSPLSLENIYKELSTDIDGFVHPGHRDLSGWAKQGVLLLNTVLTVQAHQANSHKERGWEQFSDAVVSWLNQNSSGLVFLLWDFYAQKKGSAIDRKRHHVLQTVHPSPLLVYRGFFGCRHFSKTNELLQKSGKEPINWKDL